A single Bufo bufo chromosome 6, aBufBuf1.1, whole genome shotgun sequence DNA region contains:
- the LOC121005608 gene encoding uncharacterized protein LOC121005608, which yields MFYVFTVKKTKTRWNSCRDQFRRELTEMGRSDDGAPRKRPYMYTKQLRFLKPVMDLRPTVDSHEEPDIDESQQSNGEGAETPAVFFPETSPTHQPTEEHEQQPGEPARPAEVFTEETQRRQTRHRRAAPQASSGLVTKEIIDSQVIQYLAQKRTEVREETMMRGLAPLLQRVPVDNQATCMASLILVLEMYGHPYQGDIHTLIERVRHQVVLSQNPQPTTFPPRPPTGQGPSCPPPNVYLSQSHNQPLPQPNYHAPYPTGAQDPGQARPGPSYAGGSFTRDLFDI from the exons ATGTTTTATGTTTTCACagtaaagaaaacaaaaactCGTTGGAACAGCTGCCGCGACCAGTTCCGTCGAGAACTGACGGAGATGGGCAGAAGTGATGATGGTGCCCCCCGAAAACGCCCATACATGTACACCAAGCAGCTGCGTTTTCTGAAGCCAGTCatggatttgaggcc tactgtggacagtcatGAAGAGCCAGACATTGATGAATCACAGCAGTCCAATGGTGAAGGGGCAGAGACACCAGCTGTGTTTTTCCCAGAAACCAGTCCTACACATCAACCCACAGAAGAACATGAGCAGCAGCCTGGGGAACCTGCAAGGCCTGCAGAAGTGTTCACAGAAGAAACCCAAAGGCGACAGACTCGGCATAGGAGGGCTGCCCCCCAGGCTTCTTCTGGGCTAGTTACTAAAGAAATTATTGATTCCCAAGTCATTCAGTACCTAGCCCAGAAGAGGACTGAAGTCCGGGAGGAAACTATGATGAGGGGCCTGGCTCCTTTATTGCAGCGGGTCCCAGTTGACAACCAGGCAACGTGCATGGCGTCCCTGATCCTGGTTTTAGAGATGTATGGCCACCCATACCAGGGGGACATACATACTCTAATCGAACGGGTCAGGCACCAAGTGGTGTTGTCACAAAATCCACAGCCCACCACCTTCCCACCTCGGCCACCCACAGGCCAAGGACCATCTTGCCCACCCCCAAATGTATATCTCTCCCAAAGTCATAACCAGCCTTTGCCTCAACCCAATTATCATGCCCCTTATCCAACAGGGGCCCAGGATCCAGGACAAGCTCGCCCCGGACCCTCATATGCAGGAGGATCTTTCACCAGGGATCTTTTTGATATATAA